A stretch of Ipomoea triloba cultivar NCNSP0323 chromosome 13, ASM357664v1 DNA encodes these proteins:
- the LOC116002173 gene encoding sucrose transport protein-like, with the protein MERDSVNGKSSLQVEKAEEEAAAAATPIWKIVMVASIAAGVQFGWALQLSLLTPYVQLLGIPHKFASFMWLCGPVSGMIVQPLVGYYSDNCTWRFGRRRPFIASGALLVIFAVFLIGFAADIGHAAGDRLDKTTKPRAVTVFVVGFWILDVANNMLQGPCRALLADLSGGSADKMRASNALFSFFMAVGNILGYAAGSYSHLYKVFPFSKTKACEGYCANLKSCFFISVALLLTVTTMALTFVKEQELKDAADGGEKAQKGKGVPFFGEIFGALKDLPRPMWILLLVTALNWIAWFPFLLYDTDWMAKEVFGGKVGDTLYSRGVHAGALGLMLNSVVLGFMSIGVELLARRLGGVKKLWGGVNFILAICLGMTVLVTKMAEHTRRIDPNGTVLSPTAGVKAGALVVFAVLGIPLAVTFSIPFALASIFSSNAGAGQGLSLGVLNLSIVIPQMFVSFLSGPWDAAFGGGNLPAFVVGAVSAALSGIFAMTLLPSPPRDAKVEISGGGFH; encoded by the exons ATGGAGAGAGACTCCGTTAACGGAAAATCCTCCTTGCAAGTGGAGAAGGCGGAggaggaggcggcggcggcggcgacgcCGATATGGAAGATAGTAATGGTGGCGTCCATTGCGGCGGGAGTTCAGTTCGGGTGGGCCCTGCAGCTCTCCCTCCTCACCCCTTACGTTCAGCTGCTCGGAATCCCGCACAAATTCGCGTCCTTTATGTGGCTTTGTGGGCCCGTCTCCGGCATGATTGTTCAGCCCCTGGTCGGCTACTACAGCGACAATTGCACTTGGCGTTTCGGTCGCCGTCGCCCCTTTATTGCCTCCGGCGCCTTGCTCGTCATTTTCGCTGTCTTCCTCATTGGCTTCGCCGCTGATATCGGCCACGCCGCCGGCGACCGCCTCGACAAAACCACTAAGCCCCGTGCCGTTACTGTTTTTGTCGTCGGTTTTTGGATCCTCGACGTCGCTAATAACATGTTACag GGTCCATGCAGGGCATTATTGGCGGATCTCTCCGGCGGGAGCGCCGACAAAATGCGAGCGTCAAACGCactcttttcctttttcatgGCGGTCGGAAACATCCTCGGCTACGCGGCGGGCTCCTATTCTCACCTCTACAAGGTCTTCCCCTTTTCAAAGACTAAAGCCTGCGAAGGCTACTGCGCCAATCTCAAGAGCTGCTTCTTCATCTCCGTCGCCCTCTTGCTCACCGTAACCACCATGGCGCTAACTTTCGTGAAAGAGCAAGAGCTAAAAGACGCCGCCGACGGCGGCGAGAAGGCGCAAAAGGGGAAAGGGGTGCCATTCTTCGGCGAAATCTTCGGCGCCTTGAAGGACCTCCCAAGGCCCATGTGGATTCTCCTGTTGGTCACGGCTCTTAACTGGATCGCGTGGTTCCCTTTCTTGCTCTACGACACCGACTGGATGGCCAAGGAGGTGTTCGGCGGCAAAGTCGGCGACACACTCTACTCTAGAGGCGTGCATGCCGGCGCGCTGGGGCTCATGCTCAACTCCGTGGTTTTGGGCTTCATGTCGATCGGCGTGGAGCTCCTGGCGCGGCGCCTCGGCGGCGTCAAGAAGCTCTGGGGCGGCGTTAACTTCATCTTGGCGATTTGTTTGGGCATGACGGTTTTGGTCACCAAAATGGCCGAGCATACCCGCCGGATCGACCCCAACGGCACCGTCCTCTCACCCACCGCCGGCGTTAAGGCCGGCGCCCTGGTTGTATTCGCCGTCCTCGGAATTCCTCTCGCG GTGACTTTTAGTATTCCATTCGCTCTGGCATCCATCTTTTCCAGTAATGCTGGCGCTGGACaag GCCTCTCCTTAGGCGTCCTTAATCTTTCAATCGTCATACCCCAG ATGTTCGTGTCATTCTTGAGTGGGCCATGGGATGCGGCGTTTGGCGGTG